The Bacteroidota bacterium genome includes the window AGCCATTTCCCAGTCGTTTGCAGAGAATGTGGAACTTACCATCGTATCATTAGAGGATGTGTATAGTAAAAATCAAGCGGAAATTTTACTAAAAGATTTTTTCACGAAAAACCCTGTACAGTCTTTTAACATTACTCACAAAAGCATTCCGAAAAACAATAACTATTTTTTGGTTGGTAATCTGTTGGCAGGGAAAGAGAAATACAAAGTTTACATTT containing:
- a CDS encoding DUF4783 domain-containing protein yields the protein MLIQFLLLFINLHVGFAGDIADQLSKNFAEGNSRAISQSFAENVELTIVSLEDVYSKNQAEILLKDFFTKNPVQSFNITHKSIPKNNNYFLVGNLLAGKEKYKVYILLKQATDKTTIQQLRIELDK